The proteins below come from a single Parageobacillus thermoglucosidasius genomic window:
- a CDS encoding YrhC family protein has protein sequence MPVERQKQNWKEKADDYKMFAGVLLALSVFLYIGTLLPTIAPEKKVYLLGLIVILLIGSFSFFQRAMQYIRLLRETDE, from the coding sequence ATGCCGGTGGAACGGCAAAAACAGAATTGGAAAGAAAAAGCAGATGATTATAAAATGTTTGCTGGCGTATTGCTGGCGTTAAGTGTCTTTTTGTATATTGGTACGCTGCTTCCTACGATTGCGCCGGAGAAAAAGGTGTATTTGCTTGGCCTTATTGTGATATTGTTAATCGGTTCGTTTTCTTTTTTTCAACGGGCGATGCAATATATCCGCTTACTGCGGGAAACAGACGAATAA
- the sigK gene encoding RNA polymerase sporulation sigma factor SigK: MPGILSAFTFLIKELMFLVSYIKNNAFPQPLSAKEEEKYLQLMAKGDEQARNILIEHNLRLVAHIVKKFENTGEDVEDLISIGTIGLIKAIESYSSNKGTKLATYAARCIENEILMHLRSLKKTRKDVSLHEPIGQDKEGNEISLIDVLKSEGNDIIDEIQLNMELEQVKKYIDVLDEREKEVIINRFGLDMQQEKTQREIAKELGISRSYVSRIEKRALMKMFHEFYRNEKEKRR; the protein is encoded by the coding sequence ATGCCTGGCATTTTATCTGCATTCACATTTCTCATTAAAGAATTAATGTTTTTAGTATCATACATTAAAAACAACGCGTTTCCCCAACCGTTAAGCGCCAAAGAAGAAGAAAAATACTTACAGCTCATGGCGAAAGGAGATGAACAAGCTCGCAATATTTTAATTGAACATAATTTACGTCTTGTTGCCCACATTGTCAAAAAGTTCGAAAATACAGGCGAAGATGTGGAAGATTTAATCTCGATCGGCACCATCGGCCTTATAAAAGCCATCGAGAGCTATTCCTCCAACAAAGGAACAAAATTAGCGACATACGCGGCTCGCTGCATCGAAAACGAAATTTTAATGCATTTGCGTTCATTAAAAAAGACGCGAAAAGACGTCTCCCTTCACGAACCAATCGGGCAAGATAAGGAAGGGAATGAAATCAGCCTCATCGACGTCCTGAAATCGGAAGGGAACGATATTATTGACGAAATTCAGCTTAATATGGAACTGGAGCAAGTAAAAAAATATATCGACGTTTTGGATGAGCGGGAAAAAGAAGTGATTATTAACCGCTTCGGCCTCGATATGCAGCAGGAAAAAACGCAGCGCGAGATCGCGAAAGAGCTTGGCATCTCCAGAAGCTACGTATCACGCATCGAAAAGCGCGCATTGATGAAAATGTTTCATGAGTTTTACCGGAATGAAAAAGAAAAGCGGAGATAA
- a CDS encoding cation:dicarboxylate symporter family transporter yields the protein MRKVGLAWQIFIGLVLGIVVGAIFYGNPKVATYLQPIGDIFLRLIKMIVIPIVVSSLIVGVANVGDLKKLGKLGGKTFIYFEIITTIAIVVGLLAANVFQPGAGVNVKSLEKTDIQSYIDTTNEVQHHSLIETVVNIVPNNVFESLSTGNMLPIIFFSVMFGLGVAAIGDKGKPVLQFFQGVAEAMFYVTNQIMKFAPFGVFALIGVTVSKFGVESLIPLSKLVIVVYGTMLFFILAVLGGVAKLVGVNIFHIIKILKDELILAYSTASSETVLPKIMEKMERFGCPKSITSFVIPTGYSFNLDGSTLYQALAAIFIAQLYGIDMSISQQVSLLLVLMVTSKGIAGVPGVSFVVLLATLGTVGIPVEGLAFIAGIDRILDMARTVVNVVGNSLAAVIMSKWEGQYNEEKGRKYIEELQQSA from the coding sequence ATGAGAAAAGTCGGATTAGCTTGGCAAATTTTCATCGGTCTCGTTCTTGGAATCGTCGTGGGAGCCATTTTTTATGGGAATCCGAAAGTGGCTACTTATTTACAACCAATTGGAGATATTTTCCTCCGTTTAATAAAAATGATAGTTATTCCGATTGTTGTTTCTAGCCTTATCGTTGGAGTCGCCAATGTTGGAGACTTGAAAAAACTTGGAAAACTTGGCGGCAAAACGTTTATTTATTTCGAAATTATTACAACGATTGCGATCGTCGTCGGTTTATTGGCAGCAAATGTATTTCAGCCAGGAGCCGGCGTTAATGTTAAATCATTGGAAAAAACGGATATTCAAAGCTATATTGATACAACAAACGAAGTGCAGCATCACTCGCTGATTGAAACAGTCGTCAATATTGTTCCAAATAACGTGTTTGAATCATTATCAACCGGAAACATGTTGCCGATTATCTTCTTCTCCGTGATGTTCGGTTTAGGAGTAGCGGCGATTGGCGACAAAGGAAAACCGGTGCTCCAGTTTTTCCAAGGCGTAGCGGAAGCGATGTTTTACGTGACAAACCAGATTATGAAATTTGCGCCGTTCGGTGTGTTTGCGCTCATCGGTGTTACGGTTTCGAAATTTGGGGTGGAATCGCTTATTCCGCTCAGCAAGCTCGTCATTGTTGTTTACGGCACGATGCTTTTCTTTATTCTTGCAGTGCTTGGCGGTGTTGCTAAACTTGTAGGTGTAAATATATTCCATATTATAAAAATTTTAAAAGATGAATTAATCCTTGCTTACAGTACAGCAAGCTCAGAAACGGTTCTTCCAAAAATCATGGAGAAAATGGAGAGATTCGGCTGTCCGAAATCGATAACATCCTTTGTCATTCCGACAGGCTATTCCTTCAACTTAGACGGATCTACGTTATATCAAGCGCTAGCTGCCATTTTTATCGCGCAGTTATATGGTATTGATATGTCGATTTCGCAACAAGTTTCCTTGTTGCTTGTGTTGATGGTGACTTCGAAAGGAATCGCCGGAGTGCCGGGTGTATCGTTTGTTGTTTTGCTTGCTACGTTGGGCACGGTTGGAATTCCGGTAGAGGGATTGGCGTTTATCGCTGGGATTGACCGCATTTTAGATATGGCGCGTACAGTGGTGAACGTTGTTGGCAACTCGCTGGCAGCGGTCATTATGTCAAAATGGGAAGGCCAATACAACGAAGAAAAAGGAAGAAAGTATATAGAAGAGTTACAACAAAGTGCATAA